One Roseomonas sp. OT10 DNA window includes the following coding sequences:
- a CDS encoding capsule biosynthesis protein, with protein MNAIPPGRSGPRSFVFLQGPISPFFREVGEGLRALGHQVARVNLNLGDRLLWWGRGAVDYRGRAEDWPGWIDRFLEERGATDLVLLGEQRPQHKPAIDAARRRGVQVVATDFGYIRPDWIVLERDGMNAESRFPRDPDTIIALGRALPPPDLVVHHRDCFRTQAIWDIAYHMAMLLPWPFPHYRTHQLYHPIPVYAGTAMRLLLRGRENRRAARILEGLKGVAGPKGPLFLFAMQMETDFSLRAYSPYPDMDSAITDVVASFAAHAPPEAQLLVKVHPLDPGLKMWHRRVRQIARRFGASERVHYLGGGNLGDITESVQGVVTVNSTVGLRAIIDGLPTHALGEAIYRIPGLVHPGGLDGFWRAAAPPEPLLRECFLRAIAHCLHIRGVFYARAGLDAAVRNAVHRLHHGLLNVPVEWGWQAVAEMAQRR; from the coding sequence ATGAACGCGATCCCGCCCGGCCGCAGCGGCCCGCGTTCCTTCGTCTTCCTCCAGGGGCCGATCAGCCCCTTCTTCCGCGAGGTGGGCGAGGGGCTGCGCGCGCTCGGGCACCAGGTCGCGCGGGTGAACCTGAACCTGGGCGACAGGCTGCTGTGGTGGGGGCGGGGCGCGGTGGACTACCGCGGCCGGGCGGAGGACTGGCCCGGCTGGATCGACCGCTTCCTGGAGGAGCGCGGGGCGACCGACCTCGTCCTGCTGGGCGAGCAGCGGCCGCAGCACAAGCCCGCCATCGACGCTGCGCGGCGCCGCGGCGTGCAGGTGGTGGCGACCGACTTCGGCTACATCCGGCCCGACTGGATCGTGCTGGAGCGCGACGGCATGAACGCCGAGAGCCGCTTTCCCCGCGATCCGGACACCATCATCGCGCTGGGGCGCGCGCTGCCGCCGCCGGACCTGGTGGTGCACCATCGCGACTGCTTCCGCACCCAGGCGATCTGGGACATCGCCTATCACATGGCGATGCTGCTGCCCTGGCCCTTTCCCCACTATCGCACGCACCAGCTCTACCATCCGATCCCCGTCTATGCCGGCACGGCGATGCGGCTGCTGCTGCGCGGGCGGGAGAACCGGCGCGCGGCCCGAATCCTGGAGGGGCTGAAGGGCGTGGCGGGGCCGAAGGGGCCGCTCTTCCTCTTCGCCATGCAGATGGAGACGGACTTCTCCCTGCGCGCCTACTCGCCCTATCCGGACATGGATTCGGCGATCACCGATGTCGTCGCCTCCTTCGCCGCGCATGCGCCGCCGGAGGCGCAGCTTCTGGTGAAGGTGCATCCGCTCGATCCGGGCCTGAAGATGTGGCACCGCCGGGTGCGGCAGATCGCGCGCCGCTTCGGTGCCTCGGAGCGCGTCCACTACCTGGGCGGCGGCAACCTGGGCGACATCACCGAGAGCGTGCAGGGCGTGGTCACGGTGAACAGCACCGTCGGCCTGCGCGCCATCATCGACGGCCTGCCGACCCATGCGCTGGGCGAGGCGATCTACAGGATCCCCGGCCTGGTCCACCCCGGCGGGCTGGACGGCTTCTGGCGCGCCGCGGCGCCGCCGGAGCCGCTGCTGCGCGAATGCTTCCTGCGCGCGATCGCCCACTGCCTGCACATCCGTGGCGTCTTCTACGCGCGCGCGGGGCTGGACGCGGCGGTCCGCAACGCCGTGCACCGCCTGCACCACGGCCTGCTCAACGTCCCGGTGGAATGGGGCTGGCAGGCCGTGGCGGAGATGGCGCAACGGCGCTGA
- a CDS encoding aminotransferase class I/II-fold pyridoxal phosphate-dependent enzyme encodes MTGGFGLSAGARLALLQRLAKRRARQDDGPEAAGRRGFSDLPGMRDFALLQTAVETLSLENPFFRPHDAVAGGTTEIGGRRYVNFSSYNYLGLNGDPRVAAAAKAAIDRYGVSASASRLVSGERPVHATLERALAENYGTEDALCMVSGHATNVTLIGHLMGSRDVIVHDAAIHNSCTEGARLSGARRIPFAHNDAAAAERELAAARRGARRALLVIEGHYSMDGDLPDLARFVAMARQHDAWLMVDEAHSLGVLGPTGRGIFEEQGVDPAGVDIWMGTLSKTLSACGGFIAAQRDLIEWLRHTAPGFVYSVGLPPALAAAALESLAVMQAEPWRVARLRHNARHFRDRLRDLGLDTGTSAGCAIVPVITGSSVRAARLSAALFARGVNVQPIVFPAVPEQAARLRFFLSAEHEEPQLDAAAEAVAEALAGLAPLDLGR; translated from the coding sequence GTGACCGGCGGCTTCGGCCTTTCCGCGGGCGCCCGGCTGGCGCTGCTGCAGCGCCTCGCCAAGCGGCGGGCCCGGCAGGATGACGGGCCGGAGGCGGCGGGGCGGCGCGGCTTCTCCGACCTGCCGGGCATGCGCGACTTCGCGCTGCTGCAGACGGCGGTGGAGACGCTGTCGCTGGAGAACCCCTTCTTCCGGCCGCACGACGCCGTGGCGGGCGGCACCACGGAGATCGGCGGGCGGCGCTACGTCAACTTCTCCTCCTACAACTACCTCGGCCTGAACGGCGATCCGCGCGTGGCGGCGGCGGCCAAGGCGGCGATCGACCGGTACGGCGTCTCCGCCTCCGCCAGCCGCTTGGTCTCCGGCGAGCGGCCGGTGCATGCGACGCTGGAGCGCGCCCTGGCGGAGAACTACGGCACCGAGGACGCGCTCTGCATGGTCTCGGGCCATGCCACCAACGTCACGCTGATCGGCCACCTGATGGGGTCGCGCGACGTGATCGTGCACGACGCCGCCATCCACAATTCCTGCACGGAGGGCGCGCGCCTCTCCGGCGCGCGGCGCATCCCCTTCGCCCACAACGACGCGGCGGCGGCGGAGCGCGAGCTGGCGGCGGCGCGGCGCGGCGCGCGGCGGGCGCTGCTGGTGATCGAGGGCCACTATTCCATGGACGGCGACCTGCCCGACCTCGCCCGCTTCGTGGCGATGGCGCGGCAGCACGACGCCTGGCTGATGGTCGACGAGGCGCATTCGCTCGGCGTGCTCGGTCCCACCGGACGCGGCATCTTCGAGGAGCAGGGCGTCGATCCGGCGGGGGTCGACATCTGGATGGGCACGCTGTCCAAGACGCTCTCGGCCTGCGGCGGCTTCATCGCGGCGCAGCGCGACCTGATCGAGTGGCTGCGCCACACCGCGCCGGGCTTCGTCTACTCCGTTGGGCTGCCGCCGGCCCTGGCCGCCGCCGCGCTGGAATCCCTGGCCGTCATGCAGGCCGAACCCTGGCGGGTGGCGCGGCTGCGGCACAATGCCCGCCACTTCCGGGACCGGCTGCGCGACCTCGGCCTCGACACCGGGACCTCCGCCGGCTGCGCCATCGTGCCGGTGATCACCGGCTCCTCGGTCCGGGCGGCACGCCTCTCGGCGGCGCTCTTCGCGCGCGGGGTGAACGTCCAGCCGATCGTCTTCCCCGCCGTGCCGGAACAGGCGGCGCGGCTACGCTTCTTCCTGAGCGCCGAGCATGAGGAGCCGCAGCTCGACGCGGCGGCCGAGGCGGTGGCCGAGGCCCTCGCGGGGCTGGCGCCGCTGGACCTGGGGCGGTGA
- a CDS encoding type I polyketide synthase, with translation MAIIGAACRFPGAPDLAAYWDLLLAGRDVVSTLPQDRFSQRLFHHPRRGEPGRSYTFAAGHLGDVAGFDATAFGLSPREAAEADPQQRLLLEVTAEAIEDSGCRPSALAGREIGVWIGGSSTDYGELRLSDPAGADRYFMTGNTLSILANRLTNVFDLRGPGQTVDTACSSSLVALHHAMESLERGEVEAAVVGGVQLLLSPYAFAGFSRASMLSPTGRCRFLDAGADGYVRAEGAGVVLLKPLAAALADGDPVRAVLIGSGVNSAGRTIGLSLPNLEAQAALMARVLERSGIPARRVAYFEAHGTGTQVGDPVEVSAIGQVLGRGRRKPLPVGSAKTNIGHTEPASGMAGLLKAMLVLQHGTIPPSLHFETPNPHVDLAALNLRVPLRPEPLSQGGAASPAPVVGVNSFGFGGTNATALLTAAPAAAIPARAPAHEPAAALPPLLLSTRSPAALPLLAARWRERLEGTTQARLPALLRGAARHRDLGPHRLVVRGNEAPVLAAALADWAAGRKPGGVTEGQAGPAGGIAFVFSGNGAQYPGMAQAALASHAGFRAGVEEADAALAPLLGWSPAARLADGVEEEALAATDVAQPLLFAVQAGLLRGLAAEGLVPDLVLGHSVGEVAAALAAGLLDMAQAARLVVARSAAQHATRGRGRMAALACSAEAMEPLLAACGPGLEIAARNAPRAVTIAGPAEAIARLAAQAKAQRLHCVELDLDYAFHSAAMDPVRAALLRSLEGLAPRRGRIPFLSTVHGAPVGEPDAEYWWRNLRDPVRFADGVALALERGARLFVEIGPNPVLQSYLRETTREARAVVLPGLSKRDRPEAGDPVAAIADRAAARGADPRNGPAYAGPAARDLPLTPFARERHWLARSSEDNRLHDPHHDHPLLGMRRSAEAGPWTRDLDTVLEPWLADHRLGGEAVLPAAAMLEMALAAAAWRFPEAPVLEVAAFQILRPMPLSEAETRQVRVRLSDEGALTLESRRRLAEEGWTLHARGRVGEASLSALSAGPAAPLAEPRRMEGAAVTALAARLGLDYGPAFRPLREVQADFGRARASLVLPEAAPPDAAFLLHPVRLDGALQALIALLAPAMPDLSGRGAAVPEALLPVRVERLVWRRGAAPAAIAELALLRAGERSAAARLLLRDAQGQAVALIEEAALQRVRLGLGTAAEPMVFRMEDLPTTDPALPPPAPALDAALTAARQAEEALDLSETALLLEGWAGAVAHAALATGVSRRALPQPSPQPSPRPSPLADALLRALEEDGLAANDPEDGLRPLPESVLPPAEDIWRSVLAEQPSMAHDLAWLALAAERLPLALAGEGAALPMPEEAAGPDRLAEVVVAAAGALAAAWPAGRPLRVLDLGSAALSRRLAEALGATGRRVLHHVAGEGRVLPGARGLVERLPLAWDPESGTPCPVAADLVVGVGAAARGRLGTALLPGLAAALAEGGTLLLAEPLPGRVLDLALGQDPSWWSGRPLPGAAAWRDALAADGWLQGLAEPLRAAPWPALLLSARRPVEPARLAATAPAPAGPLPPMLLVADSAARPLAEALAQALAALPQPAQLGLTRLEDAANLPPRRLRGALVVALAGSAAEALPTALAGLVALAQVAQGAAARFAVVTQGDDTHPPAEAVRALCRVLANEMPDLAPRRLLVDAALAPAAAAARLLPELLSPGAEPEALLAQATRRAPRLRPGAAEPDRPRGPARLVVRQPGQLGSLGWETLPTAPDLATGEVLVRVEAAGLNFRDLMWAQGLLPEEILQGGFAGAGLGMEFAGTVEAVGPGVGLRQGLRVFGFAPRALASRAVTRVEAIAPIPEGMGFAAAATVPVAFLTAAHALEGCARLAPGERVLVHGGAGAVGLAALQIAQEAGARVAMTAGTPAKRAFLRAAGAELVLDSRDPGFADALRLHWPDGVDVVVNSLAGDAMERSLALLRPWGRFIELGKRDYAEDRRIALRPMRRNISYFGVDVDQLPAARPAEAARLLDGLRARLAVGTLRPLPRSVVPAARVEDAFRTLQASAHIGKLVIRPPHQAAPAAPSWVPPAGTVLVTGGTAGFGLECAKWLAARGVRRLALLSRRGPATPEAAAALRALAALGARATAHACDAADAEALGAVLTALRAEGPIGGVVHAAAVFDDGGVATLDASRFARVLAPKLLAAEHLDRLTRADQPALFLLFSSATTPLGNPGQGNYVAANAALEALARRRRAGGLPALAVGWGPIADAGVLARETGVAETLSRRLGVEPMAAGEALDALPALLGSGAPVAYLARLGWGRLGAALPVLREPAFATVREAAGTAGDVDDMRAHLLELPPEEGKALLLRIAAEELARILRLPADAIPADAPVARLGLDSLGGLELRGALEQRLGLSVPLAAVTEDLTLAGLAARVVEGLHGERGEEAQVAVLLQHFEPTREAAE, from the coding sequence GTGGCCATCATCGGAGCCGCCTGCCGCTTCCCCGGCGCGCCCGACCTGGCGGCCTACTGGGATCTGTTGCTGGCCGGGCGCGACGTGGTGTCCACCCTCCCGCAGGACCGCTTCTCCCAGCGCCTGTTCCACCACCCCCGGCGGGGTGAGCCGGGCCGCTCCTACACCTTCGCGGCGGGGCATCTGGGCGACGTGGCGGGCTTCGACGCCACGGCCTTCGGACTCAGCCCGCGCGAGGCCGCCGAGGCCGATCCGCAGCAGCGCCTCCTGCTGGAGGTGACGGCGGAGGCGATCGAGGATTCAGGCTGCCGCCCCTCCGCTCTGGCGGGGCGGGAGATCGGCGTCTGGATCGGCGGCTCCTCGACCGATTACGGCGAGCTGCGGCTCTCCGACCCTGCCGGGGCGGACCGGTACTTCATGACGGGGAACACCCTGTCGATCCTGGCCAACCGGCTGACCAACGTCTTCGACCTGCGCGGCCCCGGGCAGACCGTGGACACCGCCTGCTCCTCCTCGCTGGTCGCGCTGCACCATGCCATGGAGTCGCTGGAGCGTGGCGAGGTGGAGGCGGCGGTGGTGGGCGGCGTGCAGCTGCTGCTCTCGCCCTATGCCTTCGCCGGCTTCTCCAGGGCATCGATGCTCTCGCCCACCGGCCGCTGCCGCTTCCTCGACGCCGGCGCGGATGGCTATGTCCGGGCGGAAGGGGCGGGGGTCGTCCTGCTCAAGCCGCTCGCGGCGGCGCTGGCGGATGGCGATCCGGTGCGCGCCGTGCTGATCGGCAGCGGCGTGAACAGCGCGGGCCGCACCATCGGCCTCTCCCTGCCGAACCTGGAGGCGCAGGCCGCACTGATGGCCCGGGTGCTGGAGCGAAGCGGCATCCCGGCGCGCCGCGTCGCCTATTTCGAGGCGCATGGCACGGGCACCCAGGTGGGCGACCCCGTCGAGGTCAGCGCGATCGGGCAGGTCCTGGGCCGGGGCCGGCGCAAGCCGCTGCCGGTCGGCTCGGCCAAGACCAATATCGGGCATACCGAGCCCGCCTCGGGGATGGCGGGGCTGCTGAAGGCGATGCTGGTGCTGCAGCACGGGACCATCCCGCCCAGCCTGCATTTCGAGACGCCCAACCCGCATGTCGACCTGGCGGCGCTGAACCTGCGCGTGCCGCTCCGGCCCGAGCCGCTCTCCCAGGGCGGCGCCGCGTCGCCGGCCCCGGTGGTGGGGGTCAACTCCTTCGGCTTCGGCGGCACCAACGCCACGGCCCTGCTGACGGCCGCCCCTGCGGCCGCCATCCCCGCCCGTGCGCCGGCGCACGAGCCGGCAGCCGCGCTACCGCCGCTGCTGCTTTCCACCCGTTCCCCCGCCGCCCTGCCGCTGCTCGCCGCCCGCTGGCGCGAGCGGCTGGAGGGCACGACGCAGGCCCGGTTGCCGGCGCTGCTGCGCGGCGCCGCGCGCCATCGCGACCTGGGCCCGCACCGTCTGGTCGTGCGCGGGAACGAGGCGCCGGTCCTGGCGGCGGCGCTGGCCGACTGGGCCGCCGGGCGCAAGCCGGGCGGGGTCACGGAGGGCCAGGCCGGGCCGGCGGGCGGGATCGCCTTCGTCTTCTCGGGCAATGGCGCGCAGTACCCGGGCATGGCCCAGGCGGCGCTCGCAAGCCATGCCGGCTTCCGCGCCGGGGTGGAGGAGGCGGATGCCGCGCTGGCGCCGCTGCTGGGCTGGTCCCCCGCTGCGCGCCTCGCCGACGGGGTGGAGGAGGAAGCGCTGGCGGCGACGGACGTCGCCCAGCCGCTTCTCTTCGCGGTGCAGGCCGGGCTGCTGCGCGGGCTGGCGGCCGAGGGGCTGGTGCCGGACCTCGTGCTCGGCCACTCGGTGGGCGAGGTGGCGGCGGCGCTGGCGGCCGGGCTGCTGGACATGGCGCAGGCGGCACGCCTGGTCGTGGCGCGCTCCGCCGCCCAGCACGCCACCCGGGGCCGGGGCCGCATGGCGGCGCTCGCCTGCTCGGCCGAGGCGATGGAACCGCTGCTGGCCGCCTGCGGCCCCGGGCTGGAGATCGCCGCCCGCAACGCCCCGCGCGCCGTCACCATCGCCGGCCCGGCCGAGGCGATCGCGCGGCTTGCCGCGCAGGCGAAGGCGCAGCGGCTGCACTGCGTCGAGCTCGATCTCGACTACGCCTTCCACTCCGCCGCCATGGACCCGGTGCGGGCCGCCCTGCTGCGCTCGCTGGAGGGGCTGGCGCCCCGCCGCGGCCGGATCCCCTTCCTCTCGACCGTGCACGGTGCGCCGGTGGGGGAGCCGGACGCGGAATACTGGTGGCGCAACCTGCGCGACCCGGTGCGCTTCGCCGACGGGGTCGCGCTGGCGCTGGAACGGGGGGCGCGGCTTTTCGTCGAGATCGGCCCGAACCCCGTCCTGCAATCCTACCTGCGGGAGACGACGCGCGAGGCCCGTGCGGTCGTCCTGCCGGGCCTGTCGAAGCGCGACCGACCCGAGGCGGGCGATCCGGTGGCCGCCATCGCCGACCGTGCCGCGGCGCGCGGCGCCGACCCCCGCAACGGCCCGGCCTATGCGGGGCCGGCGGCACGGGACCTGCCGCTGACCCCCTTCGCCCGGGAGCGGCACTGGCTGGCCCGCAGCTCGGAGGACAACCGGCTCCACGACCCGCATCACGACCACCCGCTGCTGGGGATGCGCCGCTCCGCCGAGGCCGGCCCCTGGACGCGCGACCTGGACACGGTGCTGGAGCCCTGGCTGGCCGACCACCGGCTGGGCGGGGAGGCGGTGCTGCCGGCCGCCGCCATGCTGGAGATGGCGCTGGCCGCCGCCGCCTGGCGCTTCCCGGAGGCGCCGGTCCTGGAGGTCGCCGCCTTCCAGATCCTGCGGCCCATGCCGCTGTCGGAGGCGGAGACGCGGCAGGTTCGCGTGCGCCTGTCGGATGAGGGCGCCCTGACCCTGGAGAGCCGGCGCCGCCTCGCCGAGGAGGGCTGGACCCTGCACGCCCGGGGGCGGGTGGGGGAGGCGAGCCTCTCCGCCCTGTCGGCAGGGCCGGCCGCGCCGCTGGCCGAGCCGCGCCGGATGGAGGGCGCGGCGGTGACCGCGCTGGCGGCGCGGCTGGGGCTGGACTACGGCCCCGCCTTCCGGCCGCTGCGGGAGGTGCAGGCGGATTTCGGCCGGGCCCGTGCCAGCCTGGTGCTGCCTGAGGCCGCGCCGCCGGATGCCGCCTTCCTGCTGCACCCGGTCCGCCTGGACGGGGCGTTGCAGGCCCTGATCGCGCTGCTGGCCCCCGCCATGCCGGACCTGTCGGGGCGGGGGGCGGCGGTTCCGGAGGCGCTGCTCCCGGTCCGGGTGGAGCGGCTGGTCTGGCGCCGCGGCGCCGCGCCGGCGGCCATCGCGGAGCTGGCGCTGCTGCGCGCCGGGGAGCGTTCGGCCGCGGCCCGGCTGCTGCTCCGCGACGCGCAGGGCCAGGCCGTCGCGCTGATCGAGGAGGCGGCGCTGCAGCGGGTGCGGCTCGGCCTGGGGACCGCGGCCGAGCCCATGGTCTTCCGCATGGAGGATCTGCCCACCACCGATCCCGCGCTGCCGCCGCCCGCCCCGGCGCTCGACGCCGCGCTGACCGCCGCGCGGCAGGCGGAGGAGGCGCTGGACCTGTCCGAGACGGCGCTGCTGCTGGAGGGCTGGGCCGGCGCCGTGGCCCATGCGGCGCTTGCCACCGGGGTGTCGCGCCGCGCCCTGCCGCAGCCATCCCCGCAGCCATCCCCGCGGCCATCCCCCCTGGCGGACGCCCTGCTGCGGGCGCTGGAGGAGGATGGGCTGGCGGCGAACGACCCGGAGGACGGGCTGCGCCCCCTGCCGGAATCGGTCCTGCCGCCGGCCGAGGACATCTGGCGCTCCGTCCTGGCCGAGCAGCCCTCCATGGCGCATGACCTCGCCTGGCTCGCCCTGGCGGCGGAACGCCTGCCGCTCGCCCTGGCGGGCGAGGGCGCCGCGCTGCCCATGCCGGAGGAGGCCGCCGGCCCCGACCGGCTGGCGGAGGTGGTGGTGGCCGCCGCCGGGGCCCTGGCCGCCGCCTGGCCGGCGGGCCGGCCGCTGCGCGTGCTGGATCTGGGCAGCGCGGCACTGAGCCGCCGCCTGGCCGAGGCGCTGGGCGCCACCGGCCGCAGGGTGTTGCACCACGTGGCCGGGGAGGGGCGGGTGCTGCCCGGCGCCCGCGGGCTGGTGGAGCGGCTGCCCCTGGCCTGGGATCCGGAATCCGGGACACCTTGCCCGGTTGCGGCCGATCTGGTGGTGGGCGTCGGCGCCGCCGCGCGCGGCCGGCTGGGCACGGCCCTGCTGCCCGGCCTCGCCGCGGCGCTGGCGGAAGGCGGCACGCTGCTGCTGGCGGAGCCGCTGCCGGGCCGCGTGCTGGATCTCGCGCTCGGCCAGGACCCATCCTGGTGGAGCGGCCGCCCGCTGCCGGGGGCCGCGGCCTGGCGCGATGCCCTGGCCGCCGACGGCTGGCTGCAGGGGCTGGCCGAGCCGCTGCGGGCGGCACCCTGGCCGGCCCTGTTGCTCTCCGCCCGGCGGCCGGTGGAACCCGCCCGCCTGGCCGCGACGGCACCGGCTCCCGCCGGACCCTTGCCGCCCATGCTGCTGGTCGCCGACAGCGCGGCCCGCCCGCTGGCGGAGGCCCTGGCCCAGGCGCTGGCCGCTCTGCCGCAGCCCGCCCAGCTCGGCCTCACGCGGCTGGAGGATGCCGCGAACCTGCCGCCGCGCCGGCTGCGCGGGGCGCTAGTGGTGGCGCTGGCGGGATCGGCTGCGGAGGCGTTGCCGACCGCCCTCGCCGGGCTGGTCGCGCTGGCGCAGGTGGCCCAGGGCGCCGCCGCCCGCTTCGCCGTCGTCACCCAGGGCGACGACACCCACCCGCCGGCCGAGGCGGTGCGGGCGCTCTGCCGCGTGCTGGCCAACGAGATGCCGGATCTGGCGCCGCGCCGGCTGCTGGTGGATGCCGCCCTGGCCCCGGCCGCCGCCGCCGCGCGGCTGCTGCCGGAACTGCTGTCGCCCGGCGCGGAGCCGGAGGCGCTGCTGGCGCAGGCGACGCGACGCGCCCCGCGCCTGCGCCCCGGCGCTGCCGAGCCCGACCGCCCGCGGGGGCCGGCGCGGCTGGTCGTGCGGCAGCCGGGCCAGCTCGGCAGCCTGGGCTGGGAGACGCTGCCCACCGCGCCCGACCTCGCCACCGGCGAGGTGCTGGTGCGGGTGGAGGCCGCGGGGCTGAACTTCCGCGACCTGATGTGGGCGCAGGGCCTGTTGCCGGAGGAGATCCTGCAGGGCGGCTTCGCCGGCGCCGGGCTGGGCATGGAGTTCGCCGGCACGGTCGAGGCGGTGGGGCCCGGCGTGGGGCTTCGGCAGGGGCTGCGGGTCTTCGGCTTTGCCCCCCGCGCGCTCGCCAGCCGGGCGGTGACCCGGGTGGAGGCGATCGCGCCGATCCCGGAGGGGATGGGCTTCGCCGCCGCCGCGACGGTGCCGGTGGCGTTCCTCACCGCCGCCCATGCGCTGGAAGGCTGCGCCCGCCTCGCCCCGGGCGAGCGCGTGCTGGTGCATGGCGGCGCCGGGGCGGTCGGACTGGCCGCGCTGCAGATCGCGCAGGAAGCGGGGGCGCGGGTGGCGATGACCGCCGGCACACCGGCCAAGCGCGCCTTCCTGCGTGCCGCCGGGGCGGAGCTGGTGCTGGACAGCCGCGATCCCGGCTTCGCCGATGCGCTGCGCCTGCACTGGCCCGACGGCGTGGACGTGGTGGTGAACAGCCTGGCCGGCGACGCGATGGAGCGCTCCCTCGCGCTGCTGCGTCCCTGGGGCCGGTTCATCGAGCTGGGCAAGCGCGACTATGCCGAGGATCGCCGCATCGCGCTGCGGCCGATGCGCCGCAACATCAGCTATTTCGGCGTGGACGTGGACCAGCTTCCCGCCGCCCGCCCGGCGGAGGCGGCGCGGCTGCTGGACGGGCTGCGCGCCCGGCTGGCGGTCGGCACGCTGCGCCCGCTGCCGCGCAGCGTCGTCCCCGCGGCCCGGGTGGAGGACGCCTTCCGCACGCTCCAGGCCAGCGCGCATATCGGCAAGCTGGTGATCCGCCCGCCGCATCAGGCGGCGCCTGCCGCGCCGTCCTGGGTCCCCCCCGCCGGCACGGTGCTGGTCACCGGCGGCACGGCGGGCTTCGGGCTGGAATGCGCGAAGTGGCTGGCGGCGCGCGGCGTGCGGCGGCTGGCGCTGCTCTCCCGCCGCGGCCCGGCCACGCCGGAGGCCGCGGCCGCGCTGCGGGCGCTGGCGGCGCTGGGGGCACGGGCCACGGCCCATGCGTGCGACGCCGCGGATGCGGAGGCGCTGGGCGCGGTGCTGACGGCGCTGCGGGCGGAGGGGCCGATCGGCGGCGTGGTGCATGCGGCCGCGGTCTTCGACGATGGCGGGGTGGCGACGCTGGACGCCTCCCGCTTCGCGCGGGTGCTGGCGCCGAAGCTGCTGGCGGCGGAGCACCTGGACCGGCTGACGCGGGCGGACCAGCCGGCGCTGTTCCTCCTCTTCTCCTCGGCCACCACGCCGCTCGGCAATCCGGGGCAGGGGAACTACGTCGCGGCCAATGCCGCGCTGGAGGCGCTGGCGCGGCGGCGGCGGGCGGGCGGGCTGCCGGCCCTGGCCGTGGGCTGGGGCCCGATCGCCGATGCGGGCGTCCTGGCGCGCGAGACGGGGGTGGCGGAGACCCTCTCCCGCCGCCTGGGCGTGGAGCCGATGGCGGCGGGCGAGGCGCTCGACGCCCTCCCGGCGCTGCTCGGCTCCGGGGCGCCGGTGGCGTACCTGGCGCGGCTGGGCTGGGGCCGGCTCGGCGCCGCCCTGCCGGTGCTGCGCGAGCCCGCCTTCGCCACGGTGCGGGAGGCGGCCGGGACGGCCGGGGACGTGGACGACATGCGCGCGCACCTGCTGGAGCTGCCGCCCGAGGAGGGCAAGGCGCTGCTGCTGCGCATCGCGGCCGAGGAGCTGGCCCGCATCCTGCGCCTGCCCGCCGATGCGATCCCCGCCGATGCCCCCGTGGCGCGGCTGGGGCTGGACAGCCTGGGCGGGCTGGAGCTGCGCGGCGCGCTGGAGCAGCGGCTCGGCCTCTCCGTGCCGCTCGCCGCCGTGACGGAGGATCTGACCCTGGCCGGGCTCGCGGCGCGGGTGGTGGAGGGGCTGCACGGCGAGCGCGGCGAGGAGGCGCAGGTCGCGGTGCTGCTGCAGCACTTCGAGCCGACGCGGGAGGCGGCGGAGTGA
- the phnD gene encoding phosphate/phosphite/phosphonate ABC transporter substrate-binding protein → MLSRRQLLAATGSAPLLAPLAARSQATPDAVAMPAPGRRAWAEQVPQIRLGVLGGETETDRLGRYEGYRKLFEDIFQVPTRMFFASDYAGVQQAFAAKQLEIANMAPAAYAGVWMDTNGGVEPILVTRESDGSTSYVAVMYVRSDSGITKIEDLRGKSIAWADPNSASGYLIPRAELRAAGINPEPGQFFARTGFAGGHDQALVAVLQRQYDAGVTWVSGQGEPPYTRGVLRAAVEKGMLNMADLRIIWTSRPIQNGPIVVRSDLPAAFKEDMIAFHLALPKAHPDIHRAVERGSAIGWARTSHADYQVFVDMRRAEAAERRRR, encoded by the coding sequence ATGCTCTCCCGCCGCCAGCTGCTGGCCGCCACCGGTTCCGCGCCGCTCCTCGCGCCCCTGGCGGCGCGGTCCCAGGCCACCCCCGATGCGGTCGCCATGCCTGCCCCGGGCCGCCGCGCCTGGGCGGAGCAGGTGCCGCAGATCCGCCTCGGCGTGCTGGGCGGCGAGACGGAGACGGACCGGCTGGGCCGCTACGAGGGCTACCGCAAGCTGTTCGAGGACATCTTCCAGGTGCCCACGCGGATGTTCTTCGCCTCCGACTACGCGGGCGTGCAGCAGGCCTTCGCGGCGAAGCAGCTGGAGATCGCCAACATGGCCCCCGCCGCCTATGCGGGCGTCTGGATGGACACCAATGGCGGGGTGGAGCCGATCCTGGTGACGCGGGAGTCCGACGGCAGCACCTCCTACGTCGCCGTCATGTATGTCCGCAGCGACAGCGGCATCACGAAGATCGAAGACCTGCGCGGGAAGTCCATTGCCTGGGCCGACCCCAACAGCGCCTCCGGCTACCTCATCCCGCGTGCCGAACTGCGCGCGGCGGGCATCAACCCCGAGCCGGGGCAGTTCTTCGCCCGCACCGGCTTCGCCGGCGGGCACGACCAGGCGCTGGTGGCGGTGCTGCAACGCCAGTACGACGCGGGTGTCACCTGGGTCTCCGGCCAGGGCGAACCGCCCTATACCCGCGGCGTGCTGCGCGCGGCGGTGGAGAAGGGCATGCTGAACATGGCCGACCTCCGCATCATCTGGACCTCCCGGCCCATCCAGAACGGGCCGATCGTCGTGCGCTCCGACCTGCCGGCGGCGTTCAAGGAGGACATGATCGCCTTCCACCTCGCCCTGCCCAAGGCGCATCCGGATATCCACCGCGCGGTGGAGCGTGGCAGCGCGATCGGCTGGGCCCGCACCAGCCACGCCGACTATCAGGTCTTCGTCGACATGCGCCGCGCCGAGGCGGCGGAGCGCCGGCGCCGCTGA